A region from the Triticum aestivum cultivar Chinese Spring chromosome 3D, IWGSC CS RefSeq v2.1, whole genome shotgun sequence genome encodes:
- the LOC123077613 gene encoding probable prolyl 4-hydroxylase 7 isoform X2: MVHLLQAHMLILTLQNQSDSRGIPGFLSRMECDHLVSMAHSKIGSSLLVNDGATNISQNNIDAGLLLRLADSNLKDTQAKEGTPSDCAGYAVKPVKGNAILLFNSRPDGIADKDSQYEACSVLEGEKWLAIKHMHASKIDKSEPSPVSEDDGCTDEDGNCVNWAAAGECDKNPVFMIGSPDYYGTCRKTCHAC; encoded by the exons ATGGTTCATTTACTCCAAGCTCACATGTTGATTTTGACCCTTCAAAATCAAAGTGACTCTCGTGGCATCCCAG GTTTTCTCTCTCGCATGGAGTGTGACCACTTAGTATCTATG GCACATAGTAAGATAGGGTCATCTTTACTTGTTAATGATGGTGCTACAAATATTTCCCAGAACAATATTGATGCAGGCCTCCTACTTCGCCTGGCTGATAGCAAT CTGAAGGATACTCAAGCCAAGGAAGGGACACCTTCCGATTGTGCTGGTTACGCAGTGAAACCTGTCAAAGGCAACGCGATTCTGCTGTTCAATTCAAGGCCTGACGGAATCGCCGACAAGGACAGCCAGTATGAGGCCTGTTCTGTCCTTGAAGGGGAGAAATGGCTCGCCATAAAACATATGCATGCCAGCAAGATTGATAAATCAGAACCTTCTCCGGTATCCGAGGATGATGGTTGCACCGATGAAGATGGTAACTGTGTCAATTGGGCTGCTGCCGGTGAATGCGACAAGAATCCAGTGTTTATGATTGGAAGTCCAGACTACTATGGCACTTGCAGGAAGACCTGCCATGCGTGCTag
- the LOC123077613 gene encoding probable prolyl 4-hydroxylase 7 isoform X1, whose product MSSDCPALRSGFFSQLLPFSGLVWTLRNQNCLTPQMVHLLQAHMLILTLQNQSDSRGIPGFLSRMECDHLVSMAHSKIGSSLLVNDGATNISQNNIDAGLLLRLADSNLKDTQAKEGTPSDCAGYAVKPVKGNAILLFNSRPDGIADKDSQYEACSVLEGEKWLAIKHMHASKIDKSEPSPVSEDDGCTDEDGNCVNWAAAGECDKNPVFMIGSPDYYGTCRKTCHAC is encoded by the exons ATGTCTAGCGATTGCCCCGCCCTGCGCTCTGGCTTCTTCTCGCAA TTATTACCCTTTTCAGGTTTGGTCTGGACATTGCGCAACCAAAATTGCTTAACTCCACAAATGGTTCATTTACTCCAAGCTCACATGTTGATTTTGACCCTTCAAAATCAAAGTGACTCTCGTGGCATCCCAG GTTTTCTCTCTCGCATGGAGTGTGACCACTTAGTATCTATG GCACATAGTAAGATAGGGTCATCTTTACTTGTTAATGATGGTGCTACAAATATTTCCCAGAACAATATTGATGCAGGCCTCCTACTTCGCCTGGCTGATAGCAAT CTGAAGGATACTCAAGCCAAGGAAGGGACACCTTCCGATTGTGCTGGTTACGCAGTGAAACCTGTCAAAGGCAACGCGATTCTGCTGTTCAATTCAAGGCCTGACGGAATCGCCGACAAGGACAGCCAGTATGAGGCCTGTTCTGTCCTTGAAGGGGAGAAATGGCTCGCCATAAAACATATGCATGCCAGCAAGATTGATAAATCAGAACCTTCTCCGGTATCCGAGGATGATGGTTGCACCGATGAAGATGGTAACTGTGTCAATTGGGCTGCTGCCGGTGAATGCGACAAGAATCCAGTGTTTATGATTGGAAGTCCAGACTACTATGGCACTTGCAGGAAGACCTGCCATGCGTGCTag